One window of the Ictidomys tridecemlineatus isolate mIctTri1 chromosome 11, mIctTri1.hap1, whole genome shotgun sequence genome contains the following:
- the Kdf1 gene encoding keratinocyte differentiation factor 1 has protein sequence MPRPGQPRPLSGPPRLGPWEQPTELCLEAYNETPQHPPGRRTRRPDPKDPGHHGPESITFISGSAEPATEPPACCLLWRPWGWDWCRAAFCFRRCRDCLQRCGACVRGCSPCLSAGDSTEEAAEASWAKEHNGVPPSPDRPPPSRRDGQRLKSAVGSSFSYPDVKLKGVPVYPYRSTTSPAPDSDSCCKEPLAQPPPTRHSLPSTLASSPRGSEEYYSFHESDLDLPEMGSGSMSSREIDVLIFKKLTELFSVHQIDELAKCTSDTVFLEKTSKISDLISSITQDYHLDEQDAEGRLVRGIIRISTRKSRARPQTSEGRSTRAAAPAAAPDSGHETMVGSGLSQDELTVQISQETTADAIARKLRPYGTPGYPASHDSAFQGTDTDSSGAPLLQVYC, from the exons ATGCCCCGGCCAGGACAGCCCCGCCCATTATCTGGGCCACCTCGCTTGGGACCCTGGGAGCAGCCAACAGAGCTATGCTTGGAGGCGTATAATGAAACACCGCAGCACCCACCAGGCCGCCGCACCCGGAGACCAGACCCCAAGGACCCTGGCCACCATGGGCCAGAGAGCATTACCTTCATCTCGGGCTCTGCAGAGCCTGCCACAGAGCCCCCAGCCTGCTGCCTGCTCTGGCGTCCCTGGGGGTGGGACTGGTGTCGGGCTGCTTTCTGCTTCCGCCGCTGCAGGGATTGCCTCCAGCGCTGCGGGGCCTGTGTGCGGGGCTGCAGCCCCTGCTTGTCTGCTGGGGACTCCACCGAGGAGGCTGCTGAGGCCAGCTGGGCCAAGGAGCACAATGGAGTACCCCCCAGCCCCGACCGCCCACCCCCTAGCCGCCGGGATGGCCAGCGGCTCAAGTCTGCCGTGGGCAGCAGCTTCAGCTACCCTGATGTCAAGCTCAAAGGCGTCCCTGTGTACCCCTACCGCAGCACCACCTCCCCAGCTCCGGACTCGGACTCCTGCTGCAAGGAGCCActggcccagccccctcccacgCGGCACAGCCTGCCGAGCACCCTTGCCAGCAGTCCCCGAGGCTCAGAGGAGTACTACTCTTTCCACGAGTCGGACCTGGACCTGCCGGAGATGGGCAGCGGCTCCATGTCGAGCCGGGAAATCGACGTGCTCATATTCAAGAAGTTGACCGAGCTGTTCAGCGTACACCAGATCGACGAGCTGGCCAAATGCACGTCGGACACGGTGTTCCTGGAGAAGACCAGTAAGATCTCGGACCTGATCAGCAGCATCACGCAGGACTACCATCTGGACGAGCAGGACGCGGAGGGCCGCCTGGTGCGCGGCATTATTCGCATTAGTACCCGAAAGAGCCGCGCCCGCCCACAGACCTCAGAGGGGCGCTCCACCCGGGCTGCAGCCCCAGCTGCTGCCCCTGACAGTGGCCATGAGACTATGGTGGGCTCAGGTCTCAGCCAGGATG AACTGACAGTGCAGATCTCCCAGGAGACAACAGCAGATGCCATCGCCCGGAAGCTGCGGCCATATGGAACCCCAG GGTACCCAGCCAGCCATGACTCGGCCTTCCAGGGCACTGACACAGACTCCTCAGGGGCACCCCTGCTCCAGGTGTACTGCTAA